One part of the Vanessa tameamea isolate UH-Manoa-2023 chromosome 8, ilVanTame1 primary haplotype, whole genome shotgun sequence genome encodes these proteins:
- the LOC113400123 gene encoding cilia- and flagella-associated protein 65-like: MQNFSAESMSDHKSVHFNNIPIDTVSEKSISIQNVSNHNLTYRVSLMYILNSIDQVFKVSITSNPVSPFDWAEVKIVFKPKTVGQSYTDYYIIEDTGGNTCRLTITGKCFGPRVYLNKKQLVFKILKNVNKQIQETINIINKSSVDATYQWLLPVGGQGFFQISTGNCGVIRAFEKINTTITFSGIALGFYTAELVCLVLNQEPLYLSVIASVVLAGTPQYNIQDHIFEKYWKRKSRSTHLMENSLNRLSYIPSASVFDRYFDFGTGSVKDMTLNISKTLCVTNHKQEDGCIQWLPDSDNVFLIDPITTVIPPNESRLFTVRFRPKADNEVYSYLLCGDYQYKIYNEENSDVIKIKHTLFRIPCVGNTWSPCTEWSTEWNCPAEITLPPTVPSRTAFSNFLLSNKLDIPMHFKLVTPPKTNFVVMPMCGIVTGRGWQILTVAFEPLLFGEYCENWDLIINRNQKARICFFASAEISQVEMMSHGYNPDTHAMYEFQPTITGCTNYCTAYLHNLTRMEIHMRILNNVSWLGADNCGSLVLLPKEIVRYHWWFFPKEPNKVYKTTVTCSFVCLINGKPIGEPTEVFVQINGFSELPDLRVLPKTLNIHDALVGENVTFNVTLYNYGSCYFTSKLYHTIDGMGDDFKGDKFEMESSINSLKPSNHCEVTLTVTADRAGSRQINIKYTVLFRTEYEEVEEIQPIDKNICTVWYDGIYPTIKIKRTISIKCPIVLSNHCVGNIVNVEELNKGLRECRPNKPLNISLHAPDLCVRSEEVEFAFVLSCIYSVPVPFRFRREKICDCEMVEVPVGISTYEMRHTCVHRPLVELFPMNGIVAPNNPVLLHMRFQYTLKGRNILCFVLTLPNQRTLNIFIHVNALMNSKGILIALRRQTIVDDYLTVLDCGRVPINNLDPVIRIAWLYNPTEVFTTWRLLRGNSVTSDPVIRSLQYFAEVPPMDKLAVPFAFMPTEMVDYEVIFYCSFGYDTVKILVKGQGGLPNCIETRLDIPLYVEKNIRSTYRHNVVSLSKDHLTIPIMPTHSLSRDIIAINNDTENTMRFIWLPERIANVVNIVMTPWWGVIQPKSSEWITVTAYSLQEPATFTTTISCEILDLTKRKQYQMNEILRRNKIDKCSREFILTEEGLSNPGINDCPPYVLDIKKPKASYLAMTISISSQGQRDGFPRMKLKQMWEQPPPYDLLSTDLSNYGDHSENSTATNIATGDIIKILDGILWDALHSKMFKAHIEFYAKESIPTYDQLLKVTKHDAKKLSRRVTSGICDAVVNKAVFHVYNLKTKQGLSILEAE; this comes from the exons GACCTAGagtatatcttaataaaaaacaacttgtatttaaaatattgaaaaatgtaaataagcaAATACAAgagactataaatattattaataaatcttctGTTGACGCTACTTACCAGTGGCTCTTACCTGTTGGAGGGCAAGGATTTTTTCaa ATTTCAACTGGTAACTGTGGAGTAATTCGcgcatttgaaaaaataaacacaactaTCACATTCTCTGGTATAGCGCTTGGATTTTATACAGCAGAGTTAGTTTGCTTGGTTCTTAACCAG GAACCCTTATATTTAAGCGTAATAGCATCTGTAGTACTAGCCGGTACACCACAGTATAACATACAAGACCATATTTTCGAAAAGTATTGGAAACGAAAAAGTCGATCAACGCATTTAATGGAGAATAGCTTAAATCGTTTAAGCTACATACCATCAGCTTCGGTTTTTGACAGATATTTCGACTTTGGTACAGGAAGTGTTAAAGACATGaccttaaatatatcaaaaacattGTGTGTTACTAATCATAAGCAGGAAGACGGTTGTATACAGTGGCTTCCAG ATTCTGATAATGTTTTCCTCATTGATCCCATTACAACTGTGATTCCACCTAATGAATCCAGATTGTTTACTGTAAGATTCAG GCCAAAAGCTGACAACGAAGTTTATAGCTATTTATTATGTGGGGATTATCAGTACAAGATATACAATGAAGAAAATTCAgatgtaattaaaatcaaacatacGTTGTTCAGAATACCGTGTGTGGGCAACACATGGTCTCCTTGTACTGAATGGAGTACAGAATGGAACTGTCCAGCAGAG atAACTCTACCTCCCACAGTTCCTTCTCGAACGGCTTTTAGCAATTTTTTACTATCGAATAAATTGGATATACCCATGCACTTCAAATTAGTAACGCCACCAAAAAC GAATTTTGTCGTAATGCCTATGTGTGGGATCGTAACAGGACGTGGTTGGCAAATACTTACGGTAGCTTTTGAGCCACTGTTGTTTGGTGAATACTGCGAAAATTGGGACCTCATTATAAACAGAAATcaaaaa GCTCGTATATGCTTTTTCGCTAGTGCGGAAATAAGTCAAGTTGAGATGATGTCTCACGGATACAATCCAGATACACACGCAATGTATGAGTTTCAACCGACAATAACTGGCTGCACTAACTATTGTACTGCATACCTACATAACCTTACTAGGATGGAAATaca TATGCGGATTCTAAACAACGTTTCATGGTTGGGAGCTGATAACTGTGGATCTTTAGTGTTATTACCTAAAGAAATAGTTCGCTACCATTGGTGGTTCTTCCCCAAAGAACCGAACAAAGTGTACAAAACAACTGTGACGTGTAGCTTTGTCTGTCTGATCAACGGCAA ACCAATAGGTGAGCCAACTGAAgtatttgttcaaataaatgGATTTTCGGAGCTACCGGATTTAAGA GTATTACCAAAGACTTTGAATATTCACGATGCGTTGGTTGGAGAAAACGTGACGTTTAATGTCACGTTATATAACTATGGATCGTGCTATTTTACGTCGAAATTGTATCACACCATAGACGGTATGGGCGATGATTTCAAAGGAGATAAATTTGAAATGGAGTCTTCGATT AATAGTCTGAAACCATCAAATCACTGCGAAGTAACACTGACGGTAACAGCAGACCGGGCCGGTTctagacaaataaatatcaaatacacCGTTCTGTTTCGTACAGAATATGAGGAAGTGGAAGAGATACAAccaatagataaaaatatttgcaccgTTTGGTATGATGGAATATACCCAACTATCAAA attaaACGTACAATATCAATTAAGTGCCCTATTGTTCTGAGTAACCACTGCGTCGGGAACATAGTTAACGTAGAAGA ACTGAACAAAGGTCTTCGAGAATGTCGTCCCAATAAACCATTGAATATTAGTCTGCATGCTCCTGACCTTTGTGTACGATCTGAAGAGGTTGAATTTGCGTTCGTTTTGAGTTGCATATATTCAGTACCTGTGCCATTCCGCTTTCGTAGGGAAAAAATATGCGATTGCGAAATGGTTGAAGTTCCAGTTGGTATATCAACGTATGAGATGAGACACACGTGTGTTCATAGACCTTTGGTTGAATTATTTCCTATGAATGGAATCGTTGCg cCTAACAATCCTGTGTTATTACATATGAGATTTCAATACACACTCAAAGGACGAAACATACTCTGTTTTGTATTAACTTTGCCTAACCAaagaactttaaatatttttattcatgtaaacGCACTAATGAATTCAAAAGGTATTCTTATTGCTTTACGAAGACAGACCATTGTGGACGATTATTTAACCGTTTTGGATTGTGGAAGAGTTCCCATTAACAACTTGGACCCCGTAATTCGG atcgCATGGCTCTATAACCCAACCGAAGTTTTTACAACATGGCGTCTTTTACGAGGGAACTCAGTTACGTCAGACCCAGTTATACGTAGTCTACAATACTTCGCGGAAGTTCCACCAATGGATAAATTGGCAGTACCCTTTGCTTTCATGCCAACGGAAATGGTCGATTATGAA GTAATTTTCTATTGTTCATTTGGATACGATACAGTGAAAATTCTGGTCAAAGGACAGGGTGGTTTACCTAATTGTATTGAAACGAGGCTTGACATACCATTATATGTGGAAAAAAATATCCGGTCTACCTACAGACACAATGTT GTCTCCCTTTCCAAAGACCATCTTACCATACCAATAATGCCCACGCACTCACTTTCAAGGGACATTATAGCTATTAACAACGATACAGAAAATACTATGAGATTTATTTGGTTGcc tgaaCGTATTGCAAATGTTGTCAACATTGTAATGACGCCATGGTGGGGTGTTATCCAGCCTAAAAGTTCAGAGTGGATAACAGTTACCGCCTATTCTCTACAAGAACCGGCAACATTTAC gacgACAATTTCATGCGAAATTTTAGATTTGACTAAGCGCAAGCAGTACCAAATGAACGAGATACTGAGGAGGAATAAAATAGACAAATGCAGTCGAGAATTTATTTTGACCGAGGAAGGACTTTCTAATCCC GGAATAAATGACTGTCCACCTTATGTACTCGATATCAAGAAGCCCAAAGCCTCATACCTGGCTATGACTATATCGATTTCTTCACAGGGTCAACGAGATGGATTTCCAAGAATGAAGTTAAAACAAATGTGGGAGCAG CCTCCGCCATATGACTTGCTATCAACTGACTTGAGCAATTATGGAGATCATTCAGAGAATTCGACGGCTACCAACATCGCAACGGGGGATATCATAAAAATCCTTGATGGAATATTGTG GGACGCACTGCACAGTAAGATGTTTAAAGCTCATATTGAGTTTTATGCCAAGGAAAGTATACCGACCTACGACCAATTACTCAAAGTTACGAAACATGATGCGAAGAAGCTAAGTAGACG AGTAACGTCAGGAATATGCGATGCTGTTGTCAATAAGGCCGTATTTCACGTTTACAACCTCAAAACAAAACAAGGGTTGTCAATTTTGGAagcagaataa